From the genome of Verrucomicrobiia bacterium, one region includes:
- a CDS encoding class IV adenylate cyclase, with protein MQTEIEVKFLGIDHDAVRTRLKKIGAKCAHPMRQLQRVNMDFPDNRLEERGGWVRIRTNGPKTALAYKQLEDWTLHGVKEVEVEVSDFADTQKLLEGIGLVVRSYQETKRETWRHKGAEIVLDEWPWVRSFMEIEGISEENVRQVASELGLDWKDAVFGSVEPVYIAEFDITEKEFYTLDHMTFKSPIPDWLKARTRAL; from the coding sequence ATGCAAACAGAAATCGAGGTCAAGTTCCTGGGCATAGACCATGACGCTGTGCGGACTCGGCTGAAGAAAATTGGTGCCAAATGTGCCCATCCTATGCGCCAGCTTCAGCGAGTCAATATGGACTTTCCGGATAACCGGCTAGAGGAGAGGGGCGGCTGGGTTCGTATTCGCACCAACGGCCCCAAAACGGCGCTGGCCTACAAGCAGCTCGAGGATTGGACGCTTCATGGCGTCAAAGAAGTCGAGGTAGAGGTCTCGGACTTTGCCGACACACAGAAGTTGCTGGAGGGAATTGGTTTGGTCGTAAGGTCGTATCAAGAAACCAAGCGAGAGACCTGGCGCCACAAAGGTGCCGAGATTGTGTTGGACGAGTGGCCTTGGGTGCGGTCCTTTATGGAAATAGAAGGAATATCCGAAGAGAATGTACGTCAAGTTGCTAGCGAGCTTGGGCTAGACTGGAAGGATGCTGTATTTGGTAGCGTCGAGCCGGTGTATATCGCCGAGTTCGATATCACCGAAAAAGAATTCTACACCCTAGACCATATGACCTTTAAGTCACCAATTCCAGATTGGCTCAAGGCCCGAACCAGAGCACTATAA
- a CDS encoding MBL fold metallo-hydrolase, with amino-acid sequence MKLTKFVHSCLLAEGDGMTVLFDPGEFSWNSGLFDVDKLEKLDAVVITHEHPDHFHEPFVQALINKFPEIPFIAPPPVVTKLKVLGAPNATSKSVDKLVVFSTKRHAEIEPLAPTPENIAVHFADKLTVGGDRHDLEETKDILALPITAPWGSAKEAADMVIRLRPKYVVPVHDWHWNDTARQGEYGRSGGVYQQHSITLLKPVDGQAFEVKDSEDNDRQGLQ; translated from the coding sequence ATGAAACTGACCAAATTTGTACACTCTTGCTTGTTGGCCGAAGGCGATGGCATGACGGTCCTTTTTGACCCCGGAGAGTTTAGCTGGAACTCGGGGCTGTTTGACGTAGACAAGCTAGAAAAACTAGATGCAGTGGTTATTACTCACGAGCATCCTGATCATTTTCATGAACCGTTTGTGCAGGCCCTGATAAACAAGTTTCCAGAAATACCTTTCATTGCACCACCTCCCGTAGTTACCAAACTGAAAGTCCTAGGTGCACCGAATGCCACGAGCAAGTCGGTTGATAAACTGGTTGTATTCTCGACCAAACGTCACGCCGAGATCGAACCTTTGGCGCCAACACCTGAGAATATCGCCGTTCATTTTGCAGACAAGCTCACCGTGGGCGGAGACCGCCATGACCTGGAAGAAACCAAAGATATCCTGGCCCTACCCATCACTGCTCCGTGGGGCAGCGCCAAAGAAGCTGCGGACATGGTCATACGGCTCAGGCCAAAGTACGTGGTGCCGGTTCATGATTGGCACTGGAATGATACGGCTCGCCAAGGTGAATATGGGCGCTCCGGAGGAGTTTATCAGCAACACAGCATCACCCTCCTGAAGCCGGTCGACGGCCAAGCCTTTGAGGTTAAAGATTCTGAAGACAACGATCGGCAAGGATTACAATAG
- a CDS encoding GDSL-type esterase/lipase family protein → MKNIVIIGASITHGVGGSQGWADMVKRAVHQKLYAPEGPGEICEVYELGIPGQTAKDILERFEAEVRLRIGGRQANENCIVLSVGANDAKAIGEPENYTTTSGEYAEHIQALLGLAKKYATTVFGLGLTPVDKVKTNPKHNPLNGSKSYFDNDRLSQFETVFQEECQKQAVEFIPLHAHVPKDWAQKFIIADGLHPNQAGHEWIFEQLWPHIAPFTEAES, encoded by the coding sequence ATGAAGAACATAGTAATTATTGGTGCCAGCATAACGCATGGTGTCGGGGGATCTCAGGGTTGGGCGGATATGGTCAAACGAGCTGTCCATCAAAAGCTATACGCCCCCGAGGGTCCCGGTGAGATTTGCGAAGTATACGAGCTAGGCATTCCGGGACAAACCGCAAAAGATATCCTGGAGCGTTTTGAGGCAGAGGTGCGTCTTCGGATTGGCGGACGACAGGCCAATGAGAACTGTATTGTCCTATCGGTTGGCGCAAACGATGCCAAGGCCATCGGTGAGCCTGAAAATTACACCACTACGTCCGGAGAGTATGCCGAGCATATACAGGCGCTCCTGGGGCTAGCAAAAAAATATGCTACCACTGTATTTGGTTTGGGATTGACGCCAGTGGACAAAGTCAAAACTAACCCAAAACATAATCCACTGAACGGCAGTAAGTCCTATTTTGATAACGATCGCTTGAGTCAATTCGAGACAGTCTTTCAAGAAGAGTGCCAGAAACAAGCTGTAGAGTTTATTCCTCTGCACGCGCATGTACCAAAAGACTGGGCACAAAAGTTTATTATTGCAGATGGCCTTCACCCCAACCAAGCTGGACATGAATGGATATTCGAGCAGCTATGGCCGCATATTGCTCCTTTTACTGAGGCTGAGTCATGA
- a CDS encoding TIGR00282 family metallophosphoesterase → MNILYVGDIMGDVGMQVVKEVLPGIKKEHAVDLVIAQAENVTEGKGLSKEDFRRLRDMGIDFCTGGNWSGHRPEIEDYLGDPQQPVIRPANYPEGTPGRGWKYVHTKDGAVLVISLLGQIVGRDADKPTDNPLKVVDAILEENKDVDRLATIVNFHGDFSSEKRVIGYYLDGRVTAVVGDHWHVPTADAMILPEGTAHMTDVGMCGSLHSSLGIKADLIISRWRDGQVSKNELATDRPYQFNALLIETDTMTGLALSVKHLQKYL, encoded by the coding sequence ATGAATATCTTGTACGTTGGCGACATCATGGGTGACGTGGGCATGCAGGTGGTCAAAGAGGTATTGCCAGGGATCAAAAAAGAACACGCCGTAGATCTGGTAATAGCTCAGGCAGAGAACGTGACCGAAGGCAAAGGCTTGTCCAAGGAAGACTTCAGACGGTTGCGGGATATGGGCATAGACTTTTGCACCGGTGGTAACTGGTCTGGCCACCGTCCCGAGATAGAAGACTACCTGGGTGACCCCCAGCAGCCAGTTATTCGCCCTGCTAATTATCCAGAAGGTACACCCGGTCGGGGCTGGAAATATGTCCACACCAAAGACGGAGCGGTGCTGGTGATCAGCCTGCTTGGTCAGATTGTTGGGCGCGACGCTGACAAGCCTACCGACAATCCCCTCAAAGTTGTCGACGCTATTCTAGAAGAAAATAAAGACGTGGACCGGCTAGCAACTATTGTTAATTTCCATGGCGACTTCAGCAGCGAGAAGAGAGTCATTGGCTACTACCTAGATGGTCGGGTAACGGCCGTCGTGGGCGACCACTGGCATGTGCCGACGGCCGATGCCATGATCTTGCCCGAAGGCACGGCTCACATGACAGACGTTGGTATGTGCGGCAGCCTGCACTCCTCGTTGGGTATAAAGGCAGATCTCATTATTTCGCGTTGGCGTGACGGCCAGGTTAGCAAAAATGAGCTGGCGACTGATAGGCCCTATCAGTTCAACGCTCTTCTCATAGAAACAGATACGATGACCGGCTTGGCTCTGTCGGTGAAACACTTACAAAAATACCTATGA